A region of Massilia sp. KIM DNA encodes the following proteins:
- a CDS encoding bifunctional diguanylate cyclase/phosphodiesterase encodes MEHGPWRPAAASPQHGDAHSPDAASCAPPGASFSPPAQPTVGYNELFLLAPFGFFLVGVDGLILQANLCAARLLGATRAALTGKALSELALAPKECAAFLAEVAANAGEVHRRMTLRMEDGGELPMRLLGSFDVGSRACRVVAEPAGGAFDALLRSEERLRRIVHCADEGVWEVDAHGNTSFVNPRMAALLGYAIEDILGQPVSRFMDEEGKALLERNIVRRRQGEVRRYEFKFVRSDGKELWTCVALNPLFDASGRYMGALALVDDVTARRAAAARIWHQANYDDLTGLPNRHMFMDRLAQEVRRADRSAALLALLFIDLDHFKEVNDRLGHAAGDRLLADAAQRIGACVRATDTIGRLGGDEFTVVLSSLDRIETVDRIAQALVDKLAAPFELAGTRAEVSASIGIALYPADATQVCDLMARADQAMYEAKNDGRNRYGYYTDGAQQALFARQALAAELREALDGGQLELLYQPIAALGDGKIRKAEAFLRWRHPRRGLLRPAEFLPFAEPGSLMVEIGDWVLRQAAVQVERWQRCCDPHFQVCVNKTPTQSRREPGQYDAWLDFLRGRELPPRSVVVEIGEGMLLEGMDAVIERLRPQRALGLQVALDRFSGGYSSMSHLVRYELDYVKIDHCFVDALDREANGLAVCEAIIAMAHKLGMQVVAEGVDTEVQRALLREVGCDFAQGHAVGGPMTAGDLERAAGARA; translated from the coding sequence ATGGAACACGGCCCCTGGCGGCCGGCCGCGGCCTCTCCCCAGCACGGGGACGCACACAGCCCTGACGCCGCATCCTGCGCCCCGCCCGGGGCCAGTTTCTCGCCGCCGGCCCAGCCGACGGTCGGGTACAACGAACTCTTCCTGCTCGCGCCCTTCGGCTTTTTTCTGGTCGGCGTGGACGGTCTCATCCTCCAAGCCAATCTGTGCGCCGCGCGGCTGCTCGGCGCCACCCGCGCCGCCCTCACGGGCAAGGCACTGTCCGAGCTGGCGCTCGCGCCGAAAGAGTGCGCCGCTTTCCTGGCCGAGGTCGCCGCCAACGCGGGCGAGGTCCATAGGCGGATGACCCTGCGCATGGAGGATGGCGGCGAGTTGCCGATGCGCCTGCTGGGCAGCTTCGACGTCGGCAGCCGCGCCTGCCGCGTGGTGGCGGAGCCGGCCGGCGGCGCCTTCGACGCCCTGCTGCGTTCGGAAGAACGCCTGCGCCGCATCGTGCATTGCGCAGACGAGGGCGTGTGGGAAGTCGACGCCCACGGCAATACCAGTTTCGTCAATCCACGCATGGCGGCGCTGCTCGGCTATGCGATCGAGGACATACTCGGCCAGCCCGTATCGCGCTTCATGGACGAGGAGGGGAAGGCCCTGCTCGAGCGCAATATCGTGCGCCGGCGCCAGGGGGAGGTGCGGCGCTACGAATTCAAGTTCGTGCGCAGCGACGGCAAGGAGTTGTGGACCTGCGTCGCGCTCAACCCGCTCTTCGATGCGAGCGGCCGCTACATGGGCGCGCTGGCTTTGGTCGACGACGTCACCGCCCGGCGGGCGGCGGCGGCGCGCATCTGGCACCAGGCCAACTACGACGACCTGACCGGTCTGCCCAACCGCCACATGTTCATGGACAGGCTCGCCCAGGAGGTGAGGCGCGCCGACCGCAGCGCCGCCTTGCTGGCCCTGCTGTTCATCGACCTCGACCACTTCAAGGAGGTCAACGACCGGCTTGGACATGCTGCCGGAGACCGGCTGCTCGCCGACGCCGCCCAGCGCATCGGCGCCTGCGTGCGCGCCACCGACACCATCGGCCGCTTGGGTGGGGACGAGTTCACCGTGGTGCTTTCCAGCCTGGACCGGATCGAGACCGTCGACCGGATCGCGCAGGCGCTGGTCGACAAGCTCGCCGCGCCCTTCGAGCTGGCGGGGACGCGCGCCGAAGTCTCGGCTTCGATCGGCATCGCCCTGTATCCGGCCGACGCGACCCAGGTGTGCGACCTGATGGCGCGCGCCGACCAGGCCATGTACGAGGCCAAGAACGACGGCCGCAATCGCTATGGCTATTACACCGACGGCGCCCAGCAGGCCTTGTTCGCGCGCCAGGCCCTTGCTGCTGAACTGCGCGAAGCCCTCGACGGCGGCCAGCTGGAACTGCTGTACCAGCCCATCGCCGCCCTGGGCGACGGAAAGATCCGCAAAGCCGAAGCCTTTCTGCGCTGGCGCCATCCGCGCCGCGGCTTGCTGCGGCCGGCCGAGTTCCTGCCCTTCGCCGAGCCGGGCAGCCTGATGGTCGAGATCGGCGACTGGGTATTACGCCAGGCCGCCGTGCAGGTCGAGCGCTGGCAGCGCTGCTGCGACCCGCATTTCCAGGTCTGCGTCAACAAGACGCCCACCCAGAGCAGGCGCGAGCCGGGCCAGTATGACGCCTGGCTGGACTTCCTGCGGGGACGCGAGCTGCCGCCACGCAGCGTGGTGGTCGAGATCGGCGAGGGCATGCTGCTCGAGGGCATGGACGCCGTGATCGAGCGGCTGCGTCCCCAGCGCGCCTTGGGCCTGCAGGTGGCGCTCGATCGCTTTAGCGGCGGATACTCCTCGATGTCCCACCTGGTGCGGTATGAACTCGACTACGTGAAGATCGATCATTGCTTTGTCGACGCACTCGACCGCGAGGCCAACGGGCTGGCGGTGTGCGAGGCCATCATCGCGATGGCGCACAAGCTGGGCATGCAGGTGGTGGCGGAAGGCGTCGATACCGAGGTGCAGCGCGCGCTGTTGCGCGAAGTCGGCTGCGATTTCGCCCAGGGTCACGCGGTGGGTGGGCCGATGACGGCCGGGGACCTGGAGCGCGCGGCAGGCGCCAGGGCTTGA
- a CDS encoding transporter substrate-binding domain-containing protein, translated as MGKWNTAGRRAALTLGLVAGLSLLSAPGAMAAELLAQAKARGTLRIAMEGTYPPFNFKDPKTGQLAGYDVDVARLVAGKLGLKPEFVTTEWAAILAGLAAGKYDVIVSQVGITPKREQAFDFSAPYTYSSPQLIVRKNERATYASLDDLKGRKLGVGQGSVFEQQAKAVPGIEVKSYPAAPENLQDLAFGRIDAALNDSLMVAYLLKNSQLPIKAGPRVGAVERMGVAMRKGNPQFKAAVDKIINDARADGSLRQLSVKWFGTDASQVPK; from the coding sequence ATGGGCAAGTGGAACACAGCGGGACGGCGCGCCGCCCTGACCCTGGGACTGGTGGCCGGCCTCAGCCTGTTGAGCGCGCCGGGCGCCATGGCGGCCGAGCTGCTGGCGCAAGCCAAGGCGCGCGGCACCCTGCGCATCGCGATGGAAGGCACCTATCCTCCGTTTAACTTCAAGGATCCCAAGACCGGCCAGCTGGCCGGCTACGACGTCGACGTCGCGCGCCTGGTCGCCGGCAAACTGGGCCTGAAACCCGAATTCGTGACCACCGAGTGGGCCGCCATCCTGGCCGGCCTGGCGGCCGGCAAGTACGACGTGATCGTCAGCCAGGTCGGCATCACCCCCAAGCGCGAGCAGGCCTTCGATTTCTCGGCGCCCTATACCTATTCCAGCCCCCAGCTCATCGTGCGCAAGAACGAGCGCGCCACCTATGCCAGCCTGGACGACCTCAAGGGCCGCAAGCTCGGCGTGGGGCAGGGCAGCGTGTTCGAGCAGCAGGCCAAGGCCGTGCCCGGGATCGAGGTGAAGAGCTATCCGGCCGCGCCCGAGAACTTGCAGGACCTGGCCTTCGGCCGCATCGACGCCGCCCTCAACGACAGCCTGATGGTGGCCTACCTGCTCAAGAATTCCCAGCTCCCGATCAAGGCCGGCCCACGCGTGGGCGCGGTCGAGCGCATGGGCGTGGCGATGCGTAAGGGGAATCCGCAGTTCAAGGCGGCGGTCGACAAGATCATTAACGACGCCCGCGCCGACGGCAGCCTACGCCAGCTGTCGGTGAAGTGGTTCGGCACCGACGCCAGCCAGGTTCCGAAGTGA
- a CDS encoding amino acid ABC transporter permease: protein MLTGAGYTLLFAVASMVGGLALGFPVALMRIAPWRLLRAPASLYVSIMRGTPLLVQIFVIYYGLPTVGIEFTPVTAGVLALSLNAGAYLSESLRGAIRSVSEGQWRASFSLGLGYWQTLGYIILPQALRVAVPSMSNTLISLIKDTSLVSVIALTELMLATKEVIAVTFQPLPLYIAAAVIYWCLSLFFEFLQRRAERRLNRAHQAR, encoded by the coding sequence ATGCTGACCGGCGCCGGCTACACCCTGCTGTTCGCGGTGGCCTCGATGGTGGGCGGGCTGGCGCTCGGCTTCCCCGTGGCCCTGATGCGCATCGCGCCCTGGCGCCTGCTGCGCGCGCCTGCCAGCCTCTACGTCAGCATCATGCGCGGCACGCCGCTGCTGGTGCAGATCTTCGTCATCTACTACGGCCTGCCGACCGTGGGCATCGAGTTCACCCCGGTCACCGCCGGCGTGCTGGCGCTCTCGCTCAATGCGGGCGCCTACCTGTCCGAAAGCCTGCGCGGCGCCATCCGCAGCGTCAGCGAAGGGCAGTGGCGGGCCAGCTTCAGCCTCGGCCTGGGCTACTGGCAAACCCTGGGCTACATCATCCTGCCGCAGGCGCTGAGGGTGGCCGTGCCCTCCATGAGCAATACCCTGATCAGCCTCATCAAGGACACCTCCCTGGTGTCGGTGATCGCGCTGACCGAGCTCATGCTGGCCACCAAGGAAGTGATCGCGGTGACCTTCCAGCCGCTGCCGCTCTACATCGCCGCCGCCGTCATCTACTGGTGCCTGAGCCTGTTTTTCGAGTTCCTCCAGCGCCGTGCCGAACGCCGCCTGAACCGCGCCCACCAGGCCCGCTGA